catagattaaaaaaaaaaaaaaaaaatgcacttGTTTGCTTTTTGCAGGAAACCCTTCAATTATATATtcagtaatataatttatatatgtatagattaaGCGATATCAAAGAATATGCAAACTTGAAAGCGGAACTTAGAGAACGCAAGAAGAGGCTTAAGGCAATTCCGAGACTCACTCTCAAAGCTGTCGGTGAGAACGCTACTTTGGATGTCGGAAACATGACAAAGAGGATACCAATATTCCTTAGCGATGTACAGCATCTTTTGTTATACTCGTTGCTAGGACATCATTCTCCCTACTTACCAGCAAGGTGGTGTCAACTCGAGAAGTATAACAAAGTAATGTTGGATAATGTAGCGCACTTTGTTAAGTAGTACTTTACACTAAcgatactttaaatttaaagacagtgatatttaatataatcaattttctcCAAAGATAAGCCATACCGTGGTCTTCGTGCTTGAAGGTTTGTCCTCGTATCATTTCATGGCTTATGAAGATATGTTTCCTCACATAGTACAAAATTTTAAGCACCGTTTAGAAGTGATAACGCCTACTGTTTATGGAGCGTCTATAACAGAAGAACTCGCAGCCGTTCCCTTAACAGGAACTCAAAGCGATAAACTAATTAAACGTATGTTATatacagataaaatatatttgatgtattttccattaaaattttttaagtctatttttgaaaattctagtTGAATGATCCATATTAggatatatattcataaaatttataacgataaaattgaatatattgatttctaatattcaaaaatttgtatagtATAATAATGGAAAACAATTGTTTACTTCTAGGATATGGTTCTCTAGAAACTGCTTTACAAGCAAATGgaaatgtcataaaattacTAAGAAGCGTCTTTCCAATGCATTTGACAAATAGCAATGTAAACTTTTCCATGACAAACAATTCCGTTGAAAATTTACCACAAACTGATAAATTCTGTAGAACAAAATTGCTTCTGTCGTTATGGCAGATGGTGGAAGAAAATTATCCTGTACCCCTGAAAGGAACATTAGCAAAAAAGTGAGACTTTGTGCTGTTACACATAGAcatcaatatattgttgcaataaaatCCTAATATGATTAATGTCATTTTAGGTATGGTTCGTACATATTAACGAAAGATGTTTATAAAGAAGCTACATCGACATCGCCAATGTTTGGTTTAGATTGCGAAATGTGCCTGACGACAAGCGGCTATCTAGAACTCACCAGAATAAGTGTCGTGGATGAGAGTATGAACGTAAGTATCAATTACACACATATagacatattatacatattatacattagAAGGTAGCATGAATatcatttcaattaatttaattacaggTTATTTATGATAGTTTGGTAAAACCGGAGAATCCGATAACGAACTATCTGACTCGATTCAGCGGTATTACTGAAGACATGCTAAATGACGTCAAGATTAGATTGCATGACGTTCAGCAGACATTGAGGACATTACTTCCTCCAGATGCAATTCTCGTAGGGCAAAGTTTGAATTCTGATTTGCACACGTTAAAAATGATGCATCCATATATCATCGATACTTCTGTAATATTCAATCTTACCGGGGACAggtactataaaatattaatgttaattaaatagaGAAGAGCCAAGGAATGATCAAAGCAGAATCTTAATGCTTTTTCTAATTCCTAACTTTTTGCAGTATTTACAAAGATGCTTATTAgcattaatatcattaaatagattatcgatttaatattgtaatattagtattctgattcaatttataaactatatttaatgTGCACTAGTGCATCAATCGAATTCGCTGTTAGATCTTATTCTGACCGTTCCTAAGcccttttttctattttattgtgCTACACATCACAATCATATCTCATTTACTAATGCTAATATCAATGTAAATAGCAATGTCAATGAGAATAAGTGCACTTCAATTATCTGTTATCTAATGCAGGTATAGGAAAACAAAATTGCAGATTTTGGTGCGCGAGTTCCTCGGAGAGAGCATTCAAGACAATAAAGCCGGACATTGCTCGACAGAGGACTCAAAGGCTTCTATGAAATTGGTAAAGTTAAAATTAGCGAATAGTGTGGATTACGGGGACGCCGTGTTGCTCGGTGATCGTAGCATGAAGATTTTGAAAATGGAAACGGATAACAAAGCGAAGCGAGAATTGCAAAAGACAGAGATAAAGAAATATGCCACGTCGCTATTCAGTCATATAACGAAAAATAAAGGCACCACCGCCGCCATTGTGGGCAACGATGAAGTTATATCCGaatattccaaatatttaataaactcgTCTCTTAATATCATGGACGACGAAAGTTTCGCGAAGAATGATCAAGTTAGTACGCACCTATGAACCatgttaaatgtttttgaataaacttttattgTCCGTTTCCaccaatataaattaactttg
The window above is part of the Solenopsis invicta isolate M01_SB chromosome 8, UNIL_Sinv_3.0, whole genome shotgun sequence genome. Proteins encoded here:
- the LOC105196061 gene encoding RNA exonuclease 5 isoform X1, which gives rise to MKERTTKQLQRLEKKKAKMAAFLEIARLNDKDKKEKLQALKQTVVTTDEVSKSNDSNMAEDKSIRKRSCEQNSNDTCIKACKKEQNFPEPEPENNNKKPRLSDIKEYANLKAELRERKKRLKAIPRLTLKAVGENATLDVGNMTKRIPIFLSDVQHLLLYSLLGHHSPYLPARWCQLEKYNKISHTVVFVLEGLSSYHFMAYEDMFPHIVQNFKHRLEVITPTVYGASITEELAAVPLTGTQSDKLIKRYGSLETALQANGNVIKLLRSVFPMHLTNSNVNFSMTNNSVENLPQTDKFCRTKLLLSLWQMVEENYPVPLKGTLAKKYGSYILTKDVYKEATSTSPMFGLDCEMCLTTSGYLELTRISVVDESMNVIYDSLVKPENPITNYLTRFSGITEDMLNDVKIRLHDVQQTLRTLLPPDAILVGQSLNSDLHTLKMMHPYIIDTSVIFNLTGDRYRKTKLQILVREFLGESIQDNKAGHCSTEDSKASMKLVKLKLANSVDYGDAVLLGDRSMKILKMETDNKAKRELQKTEIKKYATSLFSHITKNKGTTAAIVGNDEVISEYSKYLINSSLNIMDDESFAKNDQVRLVIADSTKHAVERTSEIAMDHAFVLCHVKLTKEQLQDEQLEETFRTVNQWTRQVWQCSAINSLACVIFSGINTANGSCFLNIKTEDSIIRA
- the LOC105196061 gene encoding RNA exonuclease 5 isoform X2, with the translated sequence MAEDKSIRKRSCEQNSNDTCIKACKKEQNFPEPEPENNNKKPRLSDIKEYANLKAELRERKKRLKAIPRLTLKAVGENATLDVGNMTKRIPIFLSDVQHLLLYSLLGHHSPYLPARWCQLEKYNKISHTVVFVLEGLSSYHFMAYEDMFPHIVQNFKHRLEVITPTVYGASITEELAAVPLTGTQSDKLIKRYGSLETALQANGNVIKLLRSVFPMHLTNSNVNFSMTNNSVENLPQTDKFCRTKLLLSLWQMVEENYPVPLKGTLAKKYGSYILTKDVYKEATSTSPMFGLDCEMCLTTSGYLELTRISVVDESMNVIYDSLVKPENPITNYLTRFSGITEDMLNDVKIRLHDVQQTLRTLLPPDAILVGQSLNSDLHTLKMMHPYIIDTSVIFNLTGDRYRKTKLQILVREFLGESIQDNKAGHCSTEDSKASMKLVKLKLANSVDYGDAVLLGDRSMKILKMETDNKAKRELQKTEIKKYATSLFSHITKNKGTTAAIVGNDEVISEYSKYLINSSLNIMDDESFAKNDQVRLVIADSTKHAVERTSEIAMDHAFVLCHVKLTKEQLQDEQLEETFRTVNQWTRQVWQCSAINSLACVIFSGINTANGSCFLNIKTEDSIIRA